The Nocardioides houyundeii genome includes the window CGGACACCTCAGTGGTCACGGAACGTCGGCGTACGGCGCTCGGAGAACGCGGTCGTCGCCTCGCGGAAGTCGTCGGTGGAGGTCATCATGATCTGGGTCCGGTTCTCGACCTCGATCATCTGCTCCAGCGAGACGCCGTCCCGCGAGAGGTTCAGCAGCGACTTCGTCATCCGGGTCGTGAACGGGGCGAGCTCGCACATCTCGGCGGCCAGCTCCAGGGCAGTCTCCATCCCGTCCCCGGGCGCCACGAGGCGACTGAGCAGGCCGAGGTCCAGCGCCTCCTCGGCATCGACGTCCCGCCCGGTCAGCAGCACCTCGGCGGCCTTCTCGAAGCCGATGATGCGCGGCAGCAGCCAGGAGGACCCCATGTCTCCTCCGGAGGCGCCCAGCTTGACGAACGCCGGGTTGAACCGGGCGCCGGGCTCGCCGATGCGGACGTCGGAGGCACAGGCGATCGACAGCCCGCCACCGACGGCCACGCCGTGCACCACCGAGATCACCGGTTGCGGGATCTTGCGGAGCTTGGTGACCAGCCGCCCCACGGCCTCCTGCAGGCCGTACATCGTCTGCACCCGTCCCACGTCCGGCACCCACTCCTCGCCGGCGGCGACCGCGTGCAGGTCCATGCCGGCACAGAAGGCGCGGCCCGCACCGGCGAGCACCACCACCCGGTGCTCGTAGTCGTAGAGCAGGTCGTCGAGGATCTCGTGGAACCGGCGGAGCAGGCCGTGGGACAGCGCGTTGAGCCGGTCGGGCCGGTTCAGCGTCAGCACGGTGACGGCGCCGTGGTGCTCCACGGTGATCGAGTCGGTGTCCACCTCAGGTGCGCTCACGGCTACTCGGCCACGTCGGAGCGGAGCTCGCGCTTGAGGATCTTGCCGCTCATCCCCCGCGGCAGCGGCTCGGCGCGCAGGATCAGGCGGCGCGGCTGCTTGTAGCGGGCCAGCTGGTCCTTGGCGAACGCGTTCAGCGAGGCGATGTCCAGGTCCGGGTTGGAGCTGACCACGCAGGCGACCGGGGTCTCCCCCCACTCCGCGTCCGGTACGCCGATCACGGCCACCTCGAGGACGTCGGGGTGCGCGGAGAGCACGGACTCGACCTCGGCCGGGTAGATGTTGATGCCCCCGGAGATGATCATGTCCTTGGAGCGGTCCACGATCCGGAAGTAGCCGTCCTCGTCGACGGTGGCGACATCCCCTGTGTGCAGCCAGCCGTCCTGGAGCGTCTTCTCGGTGGAGGCGGGATCCCGCCAGTACTCCTGCATCACGCAGGAGCCGGCCAGCAGCAGCTCGCCCGGCTCGCCGGGTGCCGCAGGGTCGCCGTTGAGGTCGACGACCTTGGCCTCCTGCCCCATCAGCGGGATGCCGACCGAGCCGAGGCGGTCGATGGCCTCGTGGGCCTGGAGCTCCAGGTTGAGGCCGGAGCCCTCGGTCAGGCCGTAGGCGTTCACCATGCCGACACCGCGGGACTGGTAGAGCCGGATGAGGTGCTCGGGCACGGCGCTGCCGCCGGACTTGACGATCCTCAGACCGCTGAGGTCCCGGTCGGCGAAGTCGGGCTCGGCCGCCAGCCGCTCCAGGACCAGCGGCACCACCCCGATGAAGGAGACGCCGTTGTTCTCGATGTCGTCGAGCACCAGGGACGGCACCAGCTCCTGCCGGATCACCACCGAGCCGCCGCAATACATCATCGGCACCGCGAAGGAGACCCCCGCACCGGTGAAGGCCAGCGGGACCGTGACGATGGCGCGGTCGCGGTAGGTGAGCCCGTCGATGGCGCTGGCGCTGACGGCCACCCCGGTCATGTTGCCCTGGGTGAGCACCGCACCGCGGGACCGGCCGGTGGTGCCGCTGGTGTAGCAGATCATGGCCGGGTCGGAGGCGACGATGTCGAGCTCCGCACGCTGGTAGCCGTGCTCCCGGAGCGCGTCCAGCGCCCTGCCCTGGTCCGGCGGGGTGCCGACGAAGAAGATGCGCGAGGCTCCGACGAGCTCCTCCAGCGGGCCGAGCACGTCGACGAACGACGGGTCGGTGACCACCGCGGCGAGCTCGGCGTCACCGGCCGCCTCCCGCAGCTCCCGTGCGGTGAGCAGCGGGTTGAGGGGCACGAAGATGACACCCAGTCGCGAGCAGGCGAGCAGCACCTCGAAGTGCTCCGGGGTGTTGCGGACCAGGCAGCCCAGGCGGTCGCCCTTGCGCAGCCCCTCCTGCAGCAGCCCCGCTGCGATCTGCGCACAGCTGTCCTCCAGCTGCCCCCAGGTCACGTCGCGACCCTCGAAGATCAACGCCGGTCGATCTGCACCGAACCGCGCCCAGTAACTGGCCCAACTACTCATCCCTGACATGTTGAGGAAACTACCAATCGGTTGGTATGTTGTAAAGACTTGACCCACCGACGAGGTGAGTTCCACCACACCGGTCCCCCGGTGCGGACCCGAATATCGAAGGGGCACAACACACATGACGATCAACAAGGTGATGGTGGTCGGCGGCGGCGGCCAGATGGGCAACGGCATCGGCCAGGTCGCGGCCGTGGCTGGGCTCGACGTGACGCTCGTCGACATCTCGCAGGAGGACCTCGACCGCGGCCTGCGCCGCATCGACAAGAGCCTGGAGCGCATGGTCCGCAAGGGCGAGCTGACCGACGCCGACGCCAAGGCGGCCCGCGAGCGCATCGGGACCAGCACCGACCTGGAGGCCACCGGCGCCGAGACCGACCACGCCATCGAGTCGATCATCGAGGACGTCGAGCTCAAGCAGGACGTGTTCCGCCGGCTCGACGCCGTCTGCCGCCCCGAGGTGATCCTGGCCTCCAACACCTCGCAGTTCGCGATCTCCAAGATCGCCAGCGCGACCAACCGCCCCGACCGAGTGATCGGCACCCACTGGTTCAACCCGCCGCCGGTGATGCGGCTCATCGAGATCGTGCGCGGCGTGGAGACCAGCGACGAGACGCTGGAGACGATCCAGCAGCTCGCCAAGCGCTTCGGCAAGGAGACGATCGTCTGCGAGAAGGACACCCAGGGGTTCCTCACCTCGCGCCTCATCATGATCCTGGTCGTCGAGGCCATGCGGATCGTCGAGGAGGGCGTCGCCACGCCCGAGGATGTCAACCGCGCCTGCCAGCTCGCCTTCAACCACGCGATGGGCCCGCTCGCCACCGCGGACATGGGCGGGCTCGACACCTTCGTCAAGGCGTCCGAGGCCATGACCCACCACTTCGGCGACCGCTTCCGCCCCACCCAGGGCCTGCGCGCGCTGGTCAACGCCGGCCACTACGGCTACAAGACCGGTCGCGGCTTCAGCGAGTACGGCGAGGCTCGCTAGTAGTGGCCGACCGCTCGAGCGCCGTCCCTGCGACGGCTCGACCGGCTGGCCAGGCGGGACCCGAGGCAACGGAGGGCCGCGCACGACAGGCGTACGACGCCGTCTGCGCGGCCCTCCGGCCCGTCCCGCAGGGTGCCTCCTCCTTCCTCGGCGCACCCATGCCGGTCCAGTGGGGGGTGCCCTTCGGGGGCCTGCTGGTCGCCCAGGCGCTGGCCGCCGCGACGGCCACCACCGCGTCGGACCTCTGGCCGCGCAGCCTGCACGCCTACTTCGTGGGGGTCGGCAGCGACGAGGAGCCGGTCGACCTCCGGGTCGGCGAGGTGGCCGACTCCAGGGCCACCGCCTGGCGTTC containing:
- a CDS encoding enoyl-CoA hydratase/isomerase family protein, whose protein sequence is MSAPEVDTDSITVEHHGAVTVLTLNRPDRLNALSHGLLRRFHEILDDLLYDYEHRVVVLAGAGRAFCAGMDLHAVAAGEEWVPDVGRVQTMYGLQEAVGRLVTKLRKIPQPVISVVHGVAVGGGLSIACASDVRIGEPGARFNPAFVKLGASGGDMGSSWLLPRIIGFEKAAEVLLTGRDVDAEEALDLGLLSRLVAPGDGMETALELAAEMCELAPFTTRMTKSLLNLSRDGVSLEQMIEVENRTQIMMTSTDDFREATTAFSERRTPTFRDH
- a CDS encoding AMP-binding protein — translated: MSTSVTSSPATAATWPMPLPIWPPPPTTITLLIVMCVVPLRYSGPHRGTGVVELTSSVGQVFTTYQPIGSFLNMSGMSSWASYWARFGADRPALIFEGRDVTWGQLEDSCAQIAAGLLQEGLRKGDRLGCLVRNTPEHFEVLLACSRLGVIFVPLNPLLTARELREAAGDAELAAVVTDPSFVDVLGPLEELVGASRIFFVGTPPDQGRALDALREHGYQRAELDIVASDPAMICYTSGTTGRSRGAVLTQGNMTGVAVSASAIDGLTYRDRAIVTVPLAFTGAGVSFAVPMMYCGGSVVIRQELVPSLVLDDIENNGVSFIGVVPLVLERLAAEPDFADRDLSGLRIVKSGGSAVPEHLIRLYQSRGVGMVNAYGLTEGSGLNLELQAHEAIDRLGSVGIPLMGQEAKVVDLNGDPAAPGEPGELLLAGSCVMQEYWRDPASTEKTLQDGWLHTGDVATVDEDGYFRIVDRSKDMIISGGINIYPAEVESVLSAHPDVLEVAVIGVPDAEWGETPVACVVSSNPDLDIASLNAFAKDQLARYKQPRRLILRAEPLPRGMSGKILKRELRSDVAE
- a CDS encoding 3-hydroxyacyl-CoA dehydrogenase family protein, whose product is MTINKVMVVGGGGQMGNGIGQVAAVAGLDVTLVDISQEDLDRGLRRIDKSLERMVRKGELTDADAKAARERIGTSTDLEATGAETDHAIESIIEDVELKQDVFRRLDAVCRPEVILASNTSQFAISKIASATNRPDRVIGTHWFNPPPVMRLIEIVRGVETSDETLETIQQLAKRFGKETIVCEKDTQGFLTSRLIMILVVEAMRIVEEGVATPEDVNRACQLAFNHAMGPLATADMGGLDTFVKASEAMTHHFGDRFRPTQGLRALVNAGHYGYKTGRGFSEYGEAR